The stretch of DNA GTCATATTTATCCGATCTTCTTAGCATAGGCGTAAGCCCGCTTAGTCCAATTGTTTTTTTCATAAAACTTAACACCGCGTTCGTTTTCAACACCTGTGCACAGGCGAAGCACTTTGCATTTATTTTGCTTCGCGATTTCTTCAGCGTAAATCAAAAGCTTCGCGCCCAGACCCTGAGATCTAGCACTTTCGGTTGAAACCAAATCATCAATATACAAATGTCTTCCGCGAACAAAATCAGATAAAAAACGATAACCAATTAAGGCTAAGATTTGATCACCACTTTCAACGGCCACGATTTCATAGCCATCGGTTTTTTGCGCTTCTTGATAAATTAAAAGATATTCTTCGTAACTAAGATGAGGACGAAGTTCCCGCATAACGGGAAAGCATCTTTTTAAATCTTCCAATTTTTTGACCGTAAAAAAATGCAAAGACATCTTCACCTCGAAAATATAATGAACTCGCTAATCTTAACCTTCTAAGAACAAAATCCTAACAATCATTTTTGCTAAATTCTGCTATTTACTCATCAGATTAAAACAATTGTTTCAGGGATCTTATGCTTAGAGCCATTTTATTCTTAGCTTTTTATATGCTTCACTTTTCAGCCGACGCTGCTTACTTATTTTTCTATTTCTGAAAAACAGCCATCCCAAAATCGCCAATCACATAATCTTTTTGATTCGCAATTCCCCAACGAATCATCGCATACAGAACAGGCTTTAAGGATTCACCTTTCGGGGTTAGCGAGTATTCCACACCGGCTAAGCGATCTTTAGATATCGCAAAGCGCTGCACGATGCCTGATTTTTCTAATTCCTTAAGTTCTTTGGTTAAGGTCGTTGGCGTAATGCCCGGCGAAAGCCGCTTTAATTCGCCAAATCTTTTGGATCCTTTGCGCATATTGTAAAGCAAAATAGCTTTCCATTTTCCACCAATAAGACTGATCGTCATCTCCGCGGGACAATTAAATTTACGCTTTTCCATAAGGCCTCATAGTATCTAAAAGCATACTAGTTATCATTCTCGAACTTATTTTCAAGACCATGAACTTGTGCTAACTTAAGCGAACTTATGGATCAAGTTAAAGTTATCACCTTTAATCCCAAATACGTTAATAGCTATATA from Bdellovibrio bacteriovorus encodes:
- a CDS encoding GNAT family N-acetyltransferase, translated to MSLHFFTVKKLEDLKRCFPVMRELRPHLSYEEYLLIYQEAQKTDGYEIVAVESGDQILALIGYRFLSDFVRGRHLYIDDLVSTESARSQGLGAKLLIYAEEIAKQNKCKVLRLCTGVENERGVKFYEKNNWTKRAYAYAKKIG
- a CDS encoding winged helix-turn-helix transcriptional regulator, giving the protein MEKRKFNCPAEMTISLIGGKWKAILLYNMRKGSKRFGELKRLSPGITPTTLTKELKELEKSGIVQRFAISKDRLAGVEYSLTPKGESLKPVLYAMIRWGIANQKDYVIGDFGMAVFQK